The sequence CGACCGCTTCCAGGACGCCTTCGAGGCCGCCTGGCGCGGCGAGGCCGAGGTGGACGGCCTCAACGGGCTCGTCCTGCGCGCCGGGCTCACCTGGCGGCAGGTGGCCGTGCTGCGCGCGTACTCGCGGTACCTGCGCCAGGCCGGCAGCGCGTTCTCCCAGGACTACATCCAGAACACGCTGCTGAACCACACCCAGGTCGCCACCAAGCTGCTGCGGCTGTTCGAAGCCCGCTTCGACCCGCAGCTGGGCGAGACCGACCGCGAAGCGGCCACCGAAGCGCTGGCGAGCGAGCTCGGCTCGATGATCGACGAGGTCACCAGCCTCGACGAGGACCGGATCCTGCGCCGCCTGATGGCCGTCATCCGGGCCACCCTGCGGACGAACTACCACGTCACCGACGCCGCCGGGGCCAACCGGCCGTACCTGGCGATCAAGCTCGACCCGGCCGGCGTGCCCGAGCTGCCCGAGCCGCGGCCGAAGTTCGAGATCTTCGTGTACTCGCCCCGCGTCGAGGGCGTGCACCTGCGCTTCGGCGAGGTCGCGCGCGGTGGCCTGCGCTGGTCGGACCGGCGCGAGGACTTCCGCACCGAAATCCTCGGCCTGGTCAAGGCGCAGGCGGTGAAGAACGCGGTGATCGTGCCGGTCGGCGCGAAGGGCGGCTTCGTCGTGAAGCGCCCGCCGGCCGCGACCGGTGACGCGAGCATCGACCGCGACGCCCAGCTGAACGAGGGCATCGCCTGCTACCGCATGTTCATCTCCGGCCTGCTCGACCTGACCGACAACCGGATCGAGGGCAAGACCGTGCCCGCGCCGGGCGTCGTCCGGCACGACCCCGACGACTCCTACCTGGTCGTCGCGGCCGACAAGGGCACCGCGAAGTTCTCCGACATCGCGAACGAGGTCTCCGGCCAGTACGGCTTCTGGCTGGGCGACGCGTTCGCCTCCGGCGGCTCGGTCGGCTACGACCACAAGGCCATGGGCATCACGGCGAAGGGTGCCTGGGAGAGCGTCAAGCGGCACTTCCGCGAGCTGGGCAAGGACACCCAGACCGAGGACTTCACCGTCGTCGGCATCGGCGACATGATGGGCGACGTCTTCGGCAACGGCATGCTGCTGTCCGAGCACATCCGGCTGGTCGCGGCGTTCAACCACATGCACGTCTTCCTCGACCCGGACCCCGACGCGGCGACGTCGTTCGCCGAACGCCGCCGGCTGTTCGACCTCCCGCGCAGCTCGTGGGACGACTACGACCGCTCGCTGATCAGCGAGGGCGGCGGGATCTACCCGCGCACGGCGAAGTCGATCCCGATCAGCCCGCAGGTGCGCGCGGCCCTCGGCCTCGACGAGGGGATCACCGCGCTGGCGCCGATGGACCTGATCCAGGCGATCCTGCTGGCGCCGGTCGAGCTGCTGTGGAACGGCGGCATCGGCACCTACGTCAAGGCGGAGACCGAAACCCACGCCGCCGCCGGCGACAAGGCCAACGACGCCATCCGCGTCGACGGCAAGCAGCTGCGCGTCAAGGTGTTCGGCGAAGGCGGCAACCTGGGCCTCACCCAGCTCGGCCGGATCGAGTTCGCCCGCAACGGCGGCAAGATCAACACCGACGCGCTGGACAACTCCGCCGGCGTCGACTGCTCGGACCACGAGGTCAACATCAAGATCCTGCTCGACCACCTGGTGCAGACCGGGAAGCTCGAGGAGGCGCAGCGCAACGAGCTGCTGGCGGAGATGACCGACGAGGTCGGCGCACTGGTGCTGGCGGACAACTACCGGCAGAACGCCGTCCTCGGCGTCAGCCGGGCGCACGCCGCGCCGATGCTTTCGGTGCACCAGCGGCAGGTCCAGGCGCTGGTGGCCGCGGGCGCGTTCGACCGGAAACTCGAAGCCCTGCCGAGCAACTCGGAGTTCCGCGAGCTGGAGAAGGCGGGCAAGGGCCTCACGTCGCCGGAGCTGGCGACGCTGCTGGCCCACGTCAAGCTGGAGCTGAAGGGCGAGCTGCTGGCCAGCGACCTGCCCGACTCGAAGGTGTTCGCGGCCCGGCTGCCCGAGTACTTCCCGCGGCCGCTGCGCGAGCGGTTCCCGGACGCGATCGGCGAGCACCCGCTGAAGCGCCAGATCATCACCACGCTGGTCGCCAACGAGGTGGTCGACGGCGGCGGCATCTCCTTCGTCTACCGGCTGATGGAGGAGATGAACGCGACCGCGACCGACGCGGTGCGCGCGTACGCCGTGGTGACGCAGGTGTTCGACCTGCCGTCGCTGTGGGCGGAGATCGACGCGCTCGACAACGTCGTGCACACCGACGTCGCCGACGCGATGGTGCTGGAGACCCGGCGGCTGCTCGACCGGGCCGCGCGCTGGTTCCTCACCAACCGCCCGCAGCCGCTGGCGCTGCTCTCGGAGATCAAGCGCTTCGGCCGCGTGCTCGGCGACCTGGTCCCGAAGATCGGCGACCTGCTGCGCGGCCGCGAGGCCGAGTCGGTGCAGAAGCACGTCGACGAGCTGATCGCGGCGAAGGTGCCCGAGGGACTGGCCCGCCGCGTGTCGCTGCTGCTGCACACCTACGGCCTGCTCGACGTCACCGAGGTGGCCGAGCTCGCCGAGCAGCAGATCGGCGTGGACGCCACGCACAGCCCGGCCGAGACGGCGGAGCTGTACTACGCGCTTTCGGACCACCTGGACATCGACAAGATGCTCACCGAGATCAGCGCGCTGGAGCGCGGCAACCGCTGGCACGCCCTCGCCCGGCTCTCGCTGCGCGACGACGTCTACGGCTCGCTGCGGGCGATCACGCTGGACGCGTTGCGGCACAGCGATCCCGGCTCGTCCGGTGACGCGAAGATCGCCCAGTGGGAGAAGACGAATTCCTCGCGCCTGCAGCGCGCGCGGGTCGCGCTCGAGGAGATCCACAACTCCGGCCGGCTCGACCTCGCGACGCTGTCGGTGGCGGCCCGGCAGATCCGGAGCACGGTGCGGTGACCTACGTTTCGCACGTCCGCCCGCGCTGGACGGACATGGACGTCTACGGCCACATCAACCACGCGAAGATGGTGACGCTGCTCGAAGAGGCGCGGATCCCGCTGCTGTTCAAGGGCGCCGTCGAGGCGGGGCTCGACCAGCTGCCGAAGGGCATCGTCGTGGTCAAGCTGGCGGTGGCCTACAAGGCGCCGATCGTGGTCTCCGGCCAGGAGCTGCGCGTCGGCATCGACCTGACCGAGCTGCGCGCGGCGACCTTCACGCTGGCCTACCGCGTGCACACCGGGCCGGCCGAAACCGACCCGGTGGCGGTCACGGCGGAGACGGTGCTGGCGCCGTACGACACGGTCGCGTTGCGGCCGCGTAGGCTCAGCCCGCCCGAGTCGGAGTTTCTGAAGCAGGGGTTCGCGGATGCCTGAGTTGTTCGTGCCGGACGCGGCGGACCGGGAGACCCTCGGTGCGTTCGTCGCCCGCGCGGTCCGGCTGGACGGCCAGACGGCCGTCCGACTGCGCCAGCGTGGTGACGGCGTGGTCGAGGCCTGGACGGCGACGCCGTTCGAGTGCTTCGCGACGCGCGCGGTCGCCGGGGACGTCACCCCCGGCGACGTCACGGTGTCCGGCAACGAGCTGCTCGCCGCGCTGACGGTGGCGGGCGGCCCGCGGATGGACCCGGGCCCGGCCCGCGACCTGCTGTGGCACGGCGAGCTGCCCCCGTCCGGCCGCTGGCCGCTGGTCGACGAGCTCCCGGCGCGGGTCGTCGCGGAGCTGGCCGATCGGGGCGTGACCCTGGCCAGGGACAACGCGGGCCCGCACGGCAACCCGCCGGCGTCGCTGATGGACCAGGCGGTGCTCACCGTGTCCGGGGACGCGGTGGAGGTCAAGGTCCAGATGCGCTGCCTGTTCGCGATGTCGGGCATGGGTTTCGTGGACTCGGACCTCACGGACGACGTCGTCCGCGTGTCGGCGACGGACTCGTGGCTGCGCCTGGACGCGCGCTACGGCGCGATCGTCCGGCGCCGCCACGCGCTGCTGCCGCTGCTGTTCTGACGGATTCCTTACGGCTGCCACCCGCGCCCGCCGCCGGTGGCAGTCTGGAGGGGTGAGCCCGGAAGACGACCCGACCGCGGAGTTCCTGGACGGCGTGCGCGCCGAGGAGACGCCGTGGCGCCGTGACCGTCCGGCGGGCGAGCCGGCGCCGGAGCGCGCCGAACGACCTGAGAGGTGGGGCCGCACGCGCGCGGCGGGCCGGGCGGCCGCCCAGGCGGCGCCCTACCTCCAGGCTGCCGCGTTGGCGGTGTGGCTGGCGAGCGGCGCCTTCGACGACGGCTCGGGGTCAGGCGACCAGAACGGCTAGAAGCACCCCAATGTGGCGTTGGTTGCGTCAGACGCACCGAACGCCACATTGGGTGCGCTGGACGCACCGAACGCCACATTGGGGCGCTTGAACCGGCCTCAGACCAGCCAGGCGGCCGAGTCGGCCGGGAGCTTCCCGTCCACCAGGGGGCTGCTCGACAGCAGCACCTCACCGGGCGGCAGCGCGATCGGGCTCGCCGACGTGTTCAGCGCGCACACCAGTCCACCGCCGCGGCGCCGGAACGCGAAACACCCCGCGGGCGCGCCGTACCACTCCA is a genomic window of Amycolatopsis lexingtonensis containing:
- a CDS encoding NAD-glutamate dehydrogenase, whose translation is MSSTGVSSPSGTGAETEPEFGRRAPASPEQIRDDLIDAAAGLAPEIGELIRLYYRHIPAEEIVGDEPVNLVGAVRSHLQLAKHRMPGRPAVRLLNPTVAEDGWAREATVVQVVTDDMPYLVDSIAAEFARDGVQVQRIVHPIVVVTRDLTGELQEVHPDADPGEPPANSAAESWMYIEIDFVTDRNRARELDNRLSSVLGDVREVVEDADKMAQTACQLASELETDPPKLPQAEVAEGARLLRWLADGHFTFLGYRRYELVDNPHPDSDDPALRAVLASGLGVLRQDSLAARGLTAGPDTAATALAPSLLVLTQASAPSTVHRPVYPYYVGVKTFDAEGTVTGEHRFLGMFTTTALHENVLDIPVVCKRVREVIHRAGFPMESFSGQRMLEVLQNWPRADLFSADTDSLYATTTGAITLSDRRRLRLFLRRDPYGRFYSCLVYLPQDRYTTRSRLAMQEVLLEELEGTQLEYSARIGETVLAQVHFMVHTDPARRLEPDTQRIQERLNAAVRSWDDRMVEAVLDERRERSDGGVAVGIVGEESATEQGQRYAGVFPEGYKEDFTAEEALGDLRALDSLTDEGDLALSFYLPAGAEPGERRFKLYLRGEGVTLSKVLPVLQAMGVEVVDERPYELHREDGGACWIYDFGLRIDQKVIAKTDAGAITELRDRFQDAFEAAWRGEAEVDGLNGLVLRAGLTWRQVAVLRAYSRYLRQAGSAFSQDYIQNTLLNHTQVATKLLRLFEARFDPQLGETDREAATEALASELGSMIDEVTSLDEDRILRRLMAVIRATLRTNYHVTDAAGANRPYLAIKLDPAGVPELPEPRPKFEIFVYSPRVEGVHLRFGEVARGGLRWSDRREDFRTEILGLVKAQAVKNAVIVPVGAKGGFVVKRPPAATGDASIDRDAQLNEGIACYRMFISGLLDLTDNRIEGKTVPAPGVVRHDPDDSYLVVAADKGTAKFSDIANEVSGQYGFWLGDAFASGGSVGYDHKAMGITAKGAWESVKRHFRELGKDTQTEDFTVVGIGDMMGDVFGNGMLLSEHIRLVAAFNHMHVFLDPDPDAATSFAERRRLFDLPRSSWDDYDRSLISEGGGIYPRTAKSIPISPQVRAALGLDEGITALAPMDLIQAILLAPVELLWNGGIGTYVKAETETHAAAGDKANDAIRVDGKQLRVKVFGEGGNLGLTQLGRIEFARNGGKINTDALDNSAGVDCSDHEVNIKILLDHLVQTGKLEEAQRNELLAEMTDEVGALVLADNYRQNAVLGVSRAHAAPMLSVHQRQVQALVAAGAFDRKLEALPSNSEFRELEKAGKGLTSPELATLLAHVKLELKGELLASDLPDSKVFAARLPEYFPRPLRERFPDAIGEHPLKRQIITTLVANEVVDGGGISFVYRLMEEMNATATDAVRAYAVVTQVFDLPSLWAEIDALDNVVHTDVADAMVLETRRLLDRAARWFLTNRPQPLALLSEIKRFGRVLGDLVPKIGDLLRGREAESVQKHVDELIAAKVPEGLARRVSLLLHTYGLLDVTEVAELAEQQIGVDATHSPAETAELYYALSDHLDIDKMLTEISALERGNRWHALARLSLRDDVYGSLRAITLDALRHSDPGSSGDAKIAQWEKTNSSRLQRARVALEEIHNSGRLDLATLSVAARQIRSTVR
- a CDS encoding acyl-CoA thioesterase, translated to MTYVSHVRPRWTDMDVYGHINHAKMVTLLEEARIPLLFKGAVEAGLDQLPKGIVVVKLAVAYKAPIVVSGQELRVGIDLTELRAATFTLAYRVHTGPAETDPVAVTAETVLAPYDTVALRPRRLSPPESEFLKQGFADA